ATTGGCCTTGGATTTGGATAATACCTTGCACCAAGGTATTTTGGGTGAAGACGGGATTCACGGGGTGGCCTTAACCCCGCAGCACAAAGCCTTGCAAGAATCCGTCAAAGCGTTGCAGCAAAAAGGTATTTTCCTCGCACTCGTTTCACGCAATGAACGGGTGGATGTGGAAGATCTGTTTGCACAACGCGACGATTTCCCACTGAAATGGGACGATTTCGCGGCAACCGAAGTGTCGTGGGGCGATAAAGCCAGTGCGATTGCACGGGTAGCGCAAGCGTTGCGGATTTCCCCTGACGCGGTGTTATTCGTGGATGATAATCTCGGCGAACTCGTCGCAGTGACCAGCCAATTACCCCAAGTACACGCGATTCATGCGCACGAAAATGCTGAATTGACCCGTCGAGCGCTTGAACATTACCCTGCATTGTGGCGTTGGAAAGTGACCGCTGATGACGTGAAGCGCAATCAAGATATGAAAGCCAATGCTTTACGCGAATCGTTGCTGACGGAAGTGACCGACCCCGAAGAATATTTGCGTAATTTGCAGGTGACGCTGGTGTTTAACCATGCACCGCAAGAACATTTGTCGCGTTTGGCTGATTTGTGTAAGAAAACCAACCAGTTTAATTTGGCGATGCGCCGGTTTAGTTTGTCCGAGTTGACCGAGCGCTATAACAGTGAAAATTCCGCTGTCGCTTGCGTGCAATTGAAAGACCGTTTATCGGATAGTGGTATCATTGCGGTTATTGTGGCTGAGCGTCATGGTGATTTGCTCATAATTGAGGAATTATGCATCAGTTGCCGCGCTTTAGGGCGACAATTGGAAGACACCATTGTGTTGTGGACGATTCGCAATTTGCCGCAGTTTCAAACCTGCGAACAAGTGTGTTTCCGTGTGCAACACGGCCCGCGTAATCAGCCTGCGCAGGCATGGTTGGCAGGGCATTTGCAAGTAGCGCCCGATGCCGTTCAAGAAGGGCTGAACGGTATCCCCAGACAAACCCTTGAACAGTTCACGCCTGTACAAAGCGTCCGATTAATTGAGGAATAACAAAACATGGATTCACAAAAAATTAAGGATACCCTGAAGCAGGCGCTGGTCGCTATTTTGGGTAAGCCGGTTGCCGCTGATGAGGGCGTATGGTTAAGCATGAGCGGACGCAAGGATTGGGATTCACTCAAGCAGGTGGAAATCTTGCTGCTGTTAGAAGAAGAATTCAATATTCGCTATACCGAAGAAGAGTTTGCTCAGTTGGAAACGGCGGCAGATATTGTGGCGCTGACTTTATACAAGTGTGAGAATGAAACGTCAGCACCGGCTGATGATGGTTTGTTTAGCTATTATTAATCTCATAATGTCATTGAGCAGCAGAAGGGGCGGGCATGGCGCGTTTTGATGAAATTCTGGTTGGGCAGGTTGCCGAACTGGAACATGTCGTAACAGATAAAGATCTGGAACGTTTTGTGGAATTGAGCGGCGACGATAATCGCTTGCACGTTGACCCCACTTACGCTGCCCGTACCAGTTTCAAAAAGCCGGTGGCGCACGGCATGTTGGGGGTATCGTTTATCTCCACCATTATCGGCACGCGCTTGCCGGGCGATGGCGCGTTGTGGTTCGCCCAAAATCTCGAATTCCTGTTGCCGGTGCGGGTGGGCGATACTCTGACAGTTCGCGCCGAGGTGTTGCGTAAAATTGATCGAATGCAAGTTATTGAATTGCAGACGGACATTTTTAATCAACACCGTCAAAAAGTCACCACTGGCGTGGCGAAAATTAAAGTCGTGGAAATCGAGGATGATCCCAGTATCGAGCCAGAACCCCCGCGTCCGGTGGCATTAGTCGTGGGCGGTTCGGGCGGCATTGGCGGCGCGGTATGCCGTCACTTGGCAGCAGCCGGTTTTGATGTGGCGGTTCACTATTTCACGCAAGTAGCGAATGCGGAAGCTGTGCTGCGCGATGTTGAAGCAACCGGGCAAAAAGCGGTGATGGTGGCGGCGGATATTCGCAACGAAACCGCTGTTGCGAATATGGCGCATTATGTGCAGCGGCATTTGGGCAATATTACGGTACTGGTCAATTGCACCACGGCTCCGATGGCAGCGATTCGCTGGGAAGATGTGCAGTGGAAAGATTTTGAGGCGCACTTACAGACCGCGTTACAAGGTGCGTTCCATGTCGTGCGCCATGTGACGCCGCAAATGGAAGTGGCAAATTACGGTAAAATTATCCACATCAGTGCGCAATTGATCGAAGCGCCGATGGGGAATTTGTTGCCGTTTATTACCGCGAAAGCCGCGTTGGATGGCTTTAGTCATGCGTTGGCGATTGAGCTGTCCCCCAAAGGGATTCGCGTGAATATGGTTGCTCCCGGTATGACCGATACCGCGCAATTGGCGGAAGTGCCGGAACGTATCCGCTTAATGGCGGCGGCTCGTGTCCCTCTGCGGCGCATTGCCAAGCCCGATGATGTGGCGGGCGTTGTGGCTTTCCTTGCTTCGCGTCAATCCGACTATTTGACGGGCGAAACCATTCGCGTCAACGGCGGGCAGGTGATGTCTTGATTTTTCCCATAGCGATTAGAAAAGGATGATTCATGTTGAAGTCGATTGCATTATTTTTCGATAACTTGCTGAGAAGCATGATTCGCCCGCTGGGTGGTTCGGCGGGGCGTACTGTACGTTCTTGGTATTACAGCCGTCGTTTTGGCAGTTGTGGAAAAAACCTTGTCATTGATGAGGGCGTGATTATTCAGGGCGCTAGGGATATTCACCTAGGCGATAACGTGTGGATTGACCGTTATTGCATCTTAATGGCGGGTAAAGTGTCCTTAGAGCAAGGTGCGAAAGTGCTGGAAAATCCGAATTATCAGCATGAAATTGGTGAGTTGCATGTGGGGAGTAATGTGCATATTACGCCGTTTTCATTGATTCAGGCGCATGGCGGGGTGCAGATTGGGAATGATTGTGGTACGGGTTCTGGGGCAAAAATTTACTCACTTACTAACTTGCCGACAGATTCGGCTAATCCAGAACGGCGCGTTTGTTACAGTTGGGGCGGGGAATTGGCGCAGTTATCCGCCCCTATTGTGATTGGCAATAATGTGGGGATTGGTTTGGGTGCAGTGATTTTGCCCGCTGTCACTATCGAAGATGAATGCTTTGTTGCGCCTTATTCCATTGTGATGAGTCCGATCAAGGCCAACAGTTTTGTATCAGGAAATCCGGCACGTAAAGTGAGAGAACGCTTTCCTGTTACTGAAACTGAAAAACAATCATAAAAAAGTAAAGTTACACCGTAATTACCAGTCATCAATTCAAATTAGTAATTAATTATATTATAAAGTTTTGATTAGAAACGATTTCTTGTGTATGGAAATCGTTTCTGTTAAACATACCCCACCTTGTAAAAACGGCAAGCATCATTGTGCTTAGGATGAAAATTGTGAAAAAACTATTCTTATTGGTAACAATCGCCACATTATCTTTGTTCTATTTTTCTGCTCAAGCAGAAGAGAAAGCGGCAACCTCAGCAACCGAAGCGGAGGTTGTTAAACCCGCCGTGACCGAACAAGTTGAGACACCTGCGCCAACGACGAAAACTGATCAAGCTGCTGCACCCGCTGCCGGTGGCGAAAAGAAAGCGGAAGGTGAAGCAGCCGTTTCGACTGACGCTAAACCTAAAGAGGAGAAAAAAGCCGCAGGCGGTGATGAGCCTGACTGCAATTAGGTTTGTGCGCACATTTATTATAAAATCTATTAACTGGAGGATAGGCATGAAATTAACTAAATTATTTGGTACGGTTGCTTTAATGGCAGGTTTGAGCGTATCCAACGTATTGTTGGCGGAAGATGCTAAACCTGTGGGCATTACCGCAGAAAAAATGAGCGTTACCGTCAAACACGGCGGTGAGTCGGTAGAAATCAAGCGCGATCAAGACAATAAAGCAGTAGTGGTTGATGACTTCGCCAAGACATCACGTCCTTGCCCGCCATTCTGCATCCAGCCTGATACCATTGCGAAAGGTGTTGAAACCATCGCCGAAATGGGCATGTTGGATTATCTTGAAAAGATGAGCGGTGGCGATGCCAGTATTTTGGTTGTTGACTCCCGTACTGCCGACTGGGTTGAAAAGGGTACGATCCCCGGTGCAGTCAACCTGCCTTGGGAAAATTTAGCACCCGATAAAGGCGCGAGTACCGATGACATTATTAAAATCCTCACTGAGCAATTCGGTGCGAAATTGGCTAAAGACGCTGACGCGCTTGCGGTGGACGAAGCAGTCGCTGCTGGTGGCGACGCGGTTAGTAAAGTATTTGATTATTCCGAGGCTAAAACTCTGGTGATGTTCTGTAATGGTATGTGGTGTGGTCAGTCTCCAACCAATATTAAGACCTTGCTGAAGTTTGGCTATCCAGCGGATAAACTCAAATGGTATCGCGGTGGGATGCAAGATTGGGCGATTCTTGGTTTGACGACGGTTAAACCTGTCGCTGCAAAATAAGCACGTCAGTTTGATCGGAATAATAAAAAGCCAGCTTCTGCTGGCTTTTTATATTTAGGCGCTTAAACGCTCTTGAACCAAAACCCATGGAGCCACCACGACTGCCCATAGATTATCAGGGTGGCGGTTTGCCCAGTCGATAGCGATTTCATCGCGAAGCTGTTCAACTTGCTGATTTTGCAACCATTGTTGCAGTTTGTGGGTGTTATCTTCTGCGAGGGTGGTGGCCACTTCAACGAGGTCAAGCGCGGCAATCACGTGAATGACTTTGCCACTAGCAAAATAGCGCTCCAACTCAGGCCAGCTAATACGGGCAGTTTCTAAATTGAGGCGGTCGCGCAGTGGGAGTGAGTCTTCCATTGGTCAGGTTTTCCATGTCCGTACAGGGTTAGGATTAGCTGATAGGTGTGGTCAGCTTATCTGCGGCAAATTGGAGATTTTGCTGTATCCGTGCACGTTCTTCAGCCGGT
The sequence above is drawn from the Thiothrix subterranea genome and encodes:
- a CDS encoding HAD-IIIC family phosphatase → MSLIIKRMESQPTLFTARPTRLSLQQLSLGAEQNRSVSVNVWRNHALESIVSLAQPYFAFGRWQVAFNFGDYDDSLMFAGREAADLELLWLDSSRYLANTDFAAWSEWLLTRLSVLRAASNVPIIVATWLQNAEQHQQMQALVDTLPDIYFADIGSVCAEARVELLDMRIAVATGSPVSNAAQPLLARKLACHWLPAALSPPIKALALDLDNTLHQGILGEDGIHGVALTPQHKALQESVKALQQKGIFLALVSRNERVDVEDLFAQRDDFPLKWDDFAATEVSWGDKASAIARVAQALRISPDAVLFVDDNLGELVAVTSQLPQVHAIHAHENAELTRRALEHYPALWRWKVTADDVKRNQDMKANALRESLLTEVTDPEEYLRNLQVTLVFNHAPQEHLSRLADLCKKTNQFNLAMRRFSLSELTERYNSENSAVACVQLKDRLSDSGIIAVIVAERHGDLLIIEELCISCRALGRQLEDTIVLWTIRNLPQFQTCEQVCFRVQHGPRNQPAQAWLAGHLQVAPDAVQEGLNGIPRQTLEQFTPVQSVRLIEE
- a CDS encoding phosphopantetheine-binding protein, which gives rise to MDSQKIKDTLKQALVAILGKPVAADEGVWLSMSGRKDWDSLKQVEILLLLEEEFNIRYTEEEFAQLETAADIVALTLYKCENETSAPADDGLFSYY
- a CDS encoding SDR family oxidoreductase, giving the protein MARFDEILVGQVAELEHVVTDKDLERFVELSGDDNRLHVDPTYAARTSFKKPVAHGMLGVSFISTIIGTRLPGDGALWFAQNLEFLLPVRVGDTLTVRAEVLRKIDRMQVIELQTDIFNQHRQKVTTGVAKIKVVEIEDDPSIEPEPPRPVALVVGGSGGIGGAVCRHLAAAGFDVAVHYFTQVANAEAVLRDVEATGQKAVMVAADIRNETAVANMAHYVQRHLGNITVLVNCTTAPMAAIRWEDVQWKDFEAHLQTALQGAFHVVRHVTPQMEVANYGKIIHISAQLIEAPMGNLLPFITAKAALDGFSHALAIELSPKGIRVNMVAPGMTDTAQLAEVPERIRLMAAARVPLRRIAKPDDVAGVVAFLASRQSDYLTGETIRVNGGQVMS
- a CDS encoding acyltransferase; the encoded protein is MLKSIALFFDNLLRSMIRPLGGSAGRTVRSWYYSRRFGSCGKNLVIDEGVIIQGARDIHLGDNVWIDRYCILMAGKVSLEQGAKVLENPNYQHEIGELHVGSNVHITPFSLIQAHGGVQIGNDCGTGSGAKIYSLTNLPTDSANPERRVCYSWGGELAQLSAPIVIGNNVGIGLGAVILPAVTIEDECFVAPYSIVMSPIKANSFVSGNPARKVRERFPVTETEKQS
- a CDS encoding rhodanese-like domain-containing protein, coding for MKLTKLFGTVALMAGLSVSNVLLAEDAKPVGITAEKMSVTVKHGGESVEIKRDQDNKAVVVDDFAKTSRPCPPFCIQPDTIAKGVETIAEMGMLDYLEKMSGGDASILVVDSRTADWVEKGTIPGAVNLPWENLAPDKGASTDDIIKILTEQFGAKLAKDADALAVDEAVAAGGDAVSKVFDYSEAKTLVMFCNGMWCGQSPTNIKTLLKFGYPADKLKWYRGGMQDWAILGLTTVKPVAAK
- a CDS encoding DUF2288 domain-containing protein translates to MEDSLPLRDRLNLETARISWPELERYFASGKVIHVIAALDLVEVATTLAEDNTHKLQQWLQNQQVEQLRDEIAIDWANRHPDNLWAVVVAPWVLVQERLSA